In Erpetoichthys calabaricus chromosome 2, fErpCal1.3, whole genome shotgun sequence, a genomic segment contains:
- the psmc3 gene encoding 26S proteasome regulatory subunit 6A isoform X1, whose product MATLNDRSVWDEVEDGIGEEVLKMSTEEIIQRTRLLDSEIKIMKSEVLRVTHELQAMKDKIKENTEKIKVNKTLPYLVSNVIELLDVDPNDQEEDGANIDLDSQRKGKCAVIKTSTRQTYFLPVIGLVDAEKLKPGDLVGVNKDSYLILETLPTEYDSRVKAMEVDERPTEQYSDIGGLDKQIQELVEAIVLPMNHKEKFENLGIQPPKGVLMYGPPGTGKTLLARACAAQTKATFLKLAGPQLVQMFIGDGAKLVRDAFALAKEKAPSIIFIDELDAIGTKRFDSEKAGDREVQRTMLELLNQLDGFQPNTQVKVIAATNRVDILDPALLRSGRLDRKIEFPMPNEEARARIMQIHSRKMNVSPDVNYEELARCTDDFNGAQCKAVCVEAGMIALRRGATELTHEDYMEGILEVQAKKKANLQYYA is encoded by the exons ATGGCGACGCTGAATGACAGATCAGTTTGGGATGAGGTAGAG GATGGCATTGGGGAGGAAGTCCTCAAAATGTCCACCGAAGAAATCATTCAGAGGACTCGTCTCTTGGATAGTGAAATCAAG ATTATGAAGAGTGAGGTACTGAGAGTGACTCATGAACTTCAGGCTATGAAGGACAAAATCAAAGAGaacacagaaaaaattaaagtgaacaaAACTCTCCCATACCTGGTCTCCAATGTGATTGAA CTACTAGATGTGGATCCAAATGATCAAGAAGAAGATGGAGCAAATATTGATTTAGACTCCCAGAGGAAGGGCAAATGTGCAGTAATAAAAACCTCAACTAGACAG aCTTATTTTCTGCCAGTGATTGGATTAGTGGATGCCGAGAAATTAAAACCAGGGGATCTAGTG GGTGTGAATAAGGACTCCTACCTGATTCTGGAGACACTTCCCACAGAGTATGATTCCCGTGTCAAAGCCATGGAAGTAGACGAACGACCCACTGAGCAGTATAGTGACATTGGTGGACTGGATAAGCAGATTCAGGAG ctGGTGGAGGCAATAGTACTGCCGATGAACCACAAAGAGAAATTTGAAAATCTTGGAATTCAACCTCCAAAAGGAGTTTTGATGTATGGACCTCCAGGGACTGGAAAGACGCTGTTAGCACGGGCCTGTGCTGCCCAAACCAAA GCCACATTCCTGAAGCTGGCTGGTCCACAGCTTGTCCAGATGTTCATAGGCGATGGAGCAAAGCTAGTTCGTGATGCCTTTGCTTTGGCTAAGGAGAAGGCACCTTCCATTATCTTCATTGATGAATTAGATGCCATTGGGACTAAACG ATTTGATAGTGAGAAAGCTGGAGACCGTGAGGTGCAGAGGACAATGCTTGAACTGCTTAACCAACTGGATGGTTTCCAGCCAAACACTCAAGTGAAG GTCATTGCAGCAACAAACAGAGTGGACATTCTGGACCCTGCCTTGCTCCGGTCTGGCCGACTGGATAGAAAAATTGAGTTTCCCATGCCAAACGAAGAGGCACGTGCTCGAATCATGCAGATCCACTCTCGCAAGATGAATGTCAG CCCGGATGTCAACTATGAAGAGCTTGCACGATGTACAGATGACTTCAATGGAGCTCAGTGCAAAGCTGTGTGTGTGGAGGCT gGGATGATTGCCTTGCGCAGAGGTGCTACTGAACTGACCCATGAGGACTACATGGAAGGTATACTGGAAGTACAGGCCAAGAAGAAAGCCAACTTGCAGTACTACGCCTAA
- the psmc3 gene encoding 26S proteasome regulatory subunit 6A isoform X2: MATLNDRSVWDEDGIGEEVLKMSTEEIIQRTRLLDSEIKIMKSEVLRVTHELQAMKDKIKENTEKIKVNKTLPYLVSNVIELLDVDPNDQEEDGANIDLDSQRKGKCAVIKTSTRQTYFLPVIGLVDAEKLKPGDLVGVNKDSYLILETLPTEYDSRVKAMEVDERPTEQYSDIGGLDKQIQELVEAIVLPMNHKEKFENLGIQPPKGVLMYGPPGTGKTLLARACAAQTKATFLKLAGPQLVQMFIGDGAKLVRDAFALAKEKAPSIIFIDELDAIGTKRFDSEKAGDREVQRTMLELLNQLDGFQPNTQVKVIAATNRVDILDPALLRSGRLDRKIEFPMPNEEARARIMQIHSRKMNVSPDVNYEELARCTDDFNGAQCKAVCVEAGMIALRRGATELTHEDYMEGILEVQAKKKANLQYYA, translated from the exons ATGGCGACGCTGAATGACAGATCAGTTTGGGATGAG GATGGCATTGGGGAGGAAGTCCTCAAAATGTCCACCGAAGAAATCATTCAGAGGACTCGTCTCTTGGATAGTGAAATCAAG ATTATGAAGAGTGAGGTACTGAGAGTGACTCATGAACTTCAGGCTATGAAGGACAAAATCAAAGAGaacacagaaaaaattaaagtgaacaaAACTCTCCCATACCTGGTCTCCAATGTGATTGAA CTACTAGATGTGGATCCAAATGATCAAGAAGAAGATGGAGCAAATATTGATTTAGACTCCCAGAGGAAGGGCAAATGTGCAGTAATAAAAACCTCAACTAGACAG aCTTATTTTCTGCCAGTGATTGGATTAGTGGATGCCGAGAAATTAAAACCAGGGGATCTAGTG GGTGTGAATAAGGACTCCTACCTGATTCTGGAGACACTTCCCACAGAGTATGATTCCCGTGTCAAAGCCATGGAAGTAGACGAACGACCCACTGAGCAGTATAGTGACATTGGTGGACTGGATAAGCAGATTCAGGAG ctGGTGGAGGCAATAGTACTGCCGATGAACCACAAAGAGAAATTTGAAAATCTTGGAATTCAACCTCCAAAAGGAGTTTTGATGTATGGACCTCCAGGGACTGGAAAGACGCTGTTAGCACGGGCCTGTGCTGCCCAAACCAAA GCCACATTCCTGAAGCTGGCTGGTCCACAGCTTGTCCAGATGTTCATAGGCGATGGAGCAAAGCTAGTTCGTGATGCCTTTGCTTTGGCTAAGGAGAAGGCACCTTCCATTATCTTCATTGATGAATTAGATGCCATTGGGACTAAACG ATTTGATAGTGAGAAAGCTGGAGACCGTGAGGTGCAGAGGACAATGCTTGAACTGCTTAACCAACTGGATGGTTTCCAGCCAAACACTCAAGTGAAG GTCATTGCAGCAACAAACAGAGTGGACATTCTGGACCCTGCCTTGCTCCGGTCTGGCCGACTGGATAGAAAAATTGAGTTTCCCATGCCAAACGAAGAGGCACGTGCTCGAATCATGCAGATCCACTCTCGCAAGATGAATGTCAG CCCGGATGTCAACTATGAAGAGCTTGCACGATGTACAGATGACTTCAATGGAGCTCAGTGCAAAGCTGTGTGTGTGGAGGCT gGGATGATTGCCTTGCGCAGAGGTGCTACTGAACTGACCCATGAGGACTACATGGAAGGTATACTGGAAGTACAGGCCAAGAAGAAAGCCAACTTGCAGTACTACGCCTAA